The following proteins are encoded in a genomic region of Stutzerimonas balearica DSM 6083:
- a CDS encoding flavohemoglobin expression-modulating QEGLA motif protein: MNTRDNLDDYQRIVRDLSERIVVAQTPVRVLDAVKWEDDIRQRFFQAKGRELPPVDRAYYEARPLAYDSSAKKQEFQDIERDITRQLGQFNPVGQIMRRMCKEYRMVIRMLEARGTADFGMISQELYGAASDAFHAGDPTLADLGLMLSDYLNNIADRGDLKDEPKTLNAQQAVELLQRRLDAVFGEGEGVIRVFESDGILADAAAGADYIKIRSDALFNERDIRALEVHEGLVHVGTTLNGQNQPICTFLAKGPPSSTVTQEGLAILMEVIAFASYPTRLRKLTNRTRAIHMAEEGADFLEVFAFFRDQGYAEDECYSNASRVFRGSTPAGLPFTKDLSYLKGFIMIYNYIQLAVRKGRLEQIPLLFCGKTTLEDMRTLRQLVDEGMVVPPKYLPPQFQDLNALSAWMCFSNFLNHLSLDRIEADYANIL, encoded by the coding sequence ATGAACACGCGTGACAACCTGGACGACTATCAACGCATCGTGCGCGACCTGTCCGAGCGCATTGTCGTGGCGCAGACGCCGGTGCGGGTGCTCGACGCGGTCAAGTGGGAAGACGACATCCGCCAGCGCTTCTTCCAGGCCAAGGGGCGCGAGCTGCCACCGGTTGACCGTGCCTATTACGAGGCGCGGCCGCTGGCCTACGACTCCAGCGCGAAAAAGCAGGAATTCCAGGACATCGAGCGCGACATCACCCGCCAGCTCGGTCAGTTCAACCCGGTCGGGCAGATCATGCGGCGCATGTGCAAGGAATACCGCATGGTCATCCGCATGCTCGAGGCGCGCGGCACCGCGGACTTCGGCATGATCTCCCAGGAGCTCTACGGCGCGGCCTCCGACGCCTTTCACGCCGGCGACCCGACGCTCGCCGACCTCGGCCTGATGCTCTCGGACTACCTGAACAACATCGCCGACCGCGGCGACCTCAAGGACGAGCCGAAGACGCTCAATGCCCAGCAGGCCGTCGAGCTGCTGCAACGGCGCCTGGATGCGGTGTTCGGCGAAGGCGAGGGGGTGATCCGCGTGTTCGAGTCCGACGGCATCCTCGCCGATGCCGCGGCGGGCGCCGACTACATCAAGATCCGCAGCGACGCGCTGTTCAACGAGCGCGACATCCGCGCGCTGGAAGTGCACGAGGGGCTGGTGCACGTCGGCACCACGCTCAACGGCCAGAACCAGCCGATCTGCACCTTCCTGGCCAAGGGCCCGCCGTCCTCGACGGTGACTCAGGAAGGCCTGGCAATCCTCATGGAGGTGATCGCCTTCGCCTCCTACCCGACGCGCCTGCGCAAGCTGACCAACCGCACCCGGGCGATCCACATGGCCGAGGAGGGCGCTGACTTCCTCGAGGTGTTCGCCTTTTTCCGCGACCAGGGCTACGCCGAGGACGAGTGCTACAGCAATGCCAGCCGGGTGTTCCGTGGCTCGACGCCGGCCGGCCTGCCCTTCACCAAGGACCTGTCCTACCTGAAGGGCTTCATCATGATCTACAACTACATCCAGCTCGCGGTGCGCAAAGGCCGGCTGGAGCAGATCCCGCTGCTGTTCTGCGGCAAGACCACGCTGGAGGACATGCGCACCCTGCGCCAGCTGGTGGACGAGGGCATGGTGGTGCCACCCAAATACCTGCCACCACAATTCCAGGACCTCAATGCGTTGTCGGCCTGGATGTGCTTCTCCAACTTCCTCAACCACCTGAGCCTCGACCGCATCGAAGCCGACTACGCCAACATCCTCTGA
- a CDS encoding tellurite resistance TerB family protein — MNTTGLLDQLLKSGKALLDQKSGQGAPAPAGKAGNGGLERLLGGLGGGSLGGLLSGAGGGALAAGAMGALLGNKKARRLGGKVATYGGLAALGVLAYQAYSRWQAQQAGVPQGEPQTIDRLPASEQVEAHSQAILKALVAAAKADGHVDDRERGLIEAEMARLSGDHELQQWLDIELRKPLDPADVAAAAGTPEMAAEMYLASLLAVDEEAFMERAYLDELARQLGLDAGLKAELESQVRAASA; from the coding sequence ATGAACACCACAGGTTTGCTCGATCAGCTGCTCAAATCCGGCAAGGCGCTGCTCGATCAGAAGTCGGGGCAGGGGGCGCCGGCCCCCGCGGGAAAAGCCGGCAATGGCGGGCTCGAACGACTGCTCGGCGGCCTGGGCGGCGGCTCGCTGGGCGGTCTGCTCTCGGGCGCCGGGGGCGGGGCACTGGCTGCCGGGGCGATGGGCGCGCTGCTTGGCAACAAGAAGGCGCGCAGGTTGGGCGGCAAGGTGGCCACTTACGGAGGGCTGGCGGCCCTTGGCGTGCTCGCCTACCAGGCCTACAGCCGCTGGCAGGCGCAGCAGGCCGGCGTACCCCAGGGCGAGCCGCAAACCATCGACCGGCTGCCCGCGAGCGAACAGGTGGAGGCGCATAGCCAGGCGATTCTCAAGGCGCTGGTGGCTGCGGCCAAGGCGGACGGACATGTCGACGACCGCGAGCGCGGTTTGATCGAGGCCGAAATGGCCAGGCTGTCCGGCGATCACGAGCTGCAACAATGGCTGGACATCGAGCTGCGCAAGCCGCTGGACCCTGCGGACGTGGCCGCCGCGGCCGGGACGCCGGAGATGGCCGCCGAGATGTATCTGGCCAGCCTGCTGGCGGTGGACGAGGAAGCATTCATGGAGCGCGCCTACCTCGACGAGCTGGCGCGACAGCTCGGCCTCGACGCAGGGCTGAAAGCGGAGCTGGAAAGCCAGGTGCGTGCCGCCTCGGCGTGA
- a CDS encoding OmpA family protein: protein MHKLVTVPTLLALSIGLVACASQPNENLEQARASFSSLQSDARSAELAALETQDASKALDKANEAYLEDADEDKVDQLAYLAKRRIEFAEQTIALRDAERNLEKASTQRAEARLQARDAQIRKLQEDLQAKQTERGTLVTFGDVLFDLDRAELKPGGLRSVQKLADFLNQNKERHVIVEGYTDSTGSDSYNQRLSERRADAVRMALIRMGVDPQRIVSQGYGEAYPVASNDSPSGRAMNRRVEVTISNDNQPVEPRSSMR, encoded by the coding sequence ATGCACAAGCTAGTTACCGTCCCTACCTTGCTGGCGCTGAGCATCGGTCTGGTGGCCTGCGCTTCGCAACCCAACGAGAACCTGGAACAAGCCCGCGCGAGTTTCTCCTCGCTGCAGAGCGATGCCCGCTCGGCCGAGCTGGCGGCACTCGAGACCCAGGACGCCAGCAAGGCCCTGGACAAGGCCAACGAGGCCTATCTGGAGGACGCCGACGAAGACAAGGTCGACCAGCTGGCCTACTTGGCGAAGCGGCGGATCGAGTTCGCCGAACAGACCATTGCGCTGCGCGATGCCGAGCGCAATCTGGAAAAGGCCTCGACCCAGCGCGCCGAAGCGCGCCTGCAGGCACGCGATGCGCAGATCCGCAAGCTGCAGGAGGATCTGCAGGCCAAGCAGACCGAGCGCGGCACCCTGGTGACCTTTGGCGACGTACTGTTCGACCTCGACCGCGCCGAGCTGAAACCCGGCGGGTTGCGCAGCGTGCAGAAGCTGGCCGACTTCCTCAACCAGAACAAGGAACGGCATGTAATCGTCGAGGGTTACACCGACAGCACCGGTTCGGACAGCTATAACCAGCGCTTGTCCGAGCGCCGCGCCGACGCGGTGCGCATGGCGCTCATTCGCATGGGTGTCGATCCGCAGCGGATCGTCTCGCAGGGCTACGGCGAGGCCTATCCGGTGGCGAGCAACGACAGCCCATCGGGCCGCGCCATGAATCGTCGTGTCGAGGTAACCATCTCCAACGACAATCAGCCGGTCGAGCCGCGCTCGTCGATGCGCTGA
- a CDS encoding DUF4398 domain-containing protein, translating to MKTNSVENSVSRFQLPKLTAIALGGLLLTACAGNPPKEQFAVTESAVREAVSAGGTQYAPVEMRAAQEKWRQAELAMQKEEYEQARKLAEQAEWDARVAERKARAAKAQKAVEDAREGIEVLREESMRGMQ from the coding sequence ATGAAGACAAACAGCGTCGAGAATTCCGTTTCACGTTTTCAGCTACCCAAGCTGACCGCAATCGCCCTCGGCGGTCTGCTGCTGACCGCCTGCGCCGGCAATCCCCCCAAGGAGCAGTTCGCCGTAACCGAATCGGCCGTGCGCGAAGCGGTCAGTGCCGGCGGCACCCAGTACGCCCCGGTGGAGATGCGCGCCGCCCAGGAGAAATGGCGACAGGCTGAACTGGCGATGCAGAAGGAAGAATACGAGCAGGCCCGCAAACTGGCGGAACAGGCCGAGTGGGATGCCCGCGTGGCTGAGCGCAAGGCGCGTGCCGCCAAGGCGCAGAAAGCCGTCGAGGACGCCCGCGAGGGGATCGAAGTACTGCGTGAAGAAAGCATGCGCGGCATGCAGTGA
- the lysS gene encoding lysine--tRNA ligase, giving the protein MSEQPLNEHAIHEEENKLIAQRKEKLAALREKQPIVFPNDFRRDALAGDLQKQYAEAGKEALEGQQIKVSVAGRIMLNRGAFIVIQDSSGRIQLYVNRKTLPEETLEAIKHWDMGDIVAAEGTLARSGKGDLYVDMQNARLLTKSLRPLPDKFHGLTDTEQRYRQRYVDLIVNEDVRQTFRVRSQVIAHIRRFLNERGFLEVETPMLQTIPGGAAAKPFETHHNALDMAMFLRIAPELYLKRLVVGGFEKVFEINRNFRNEGVSTRHNPEFTMLEFYQAYADYEDNMDLTEALFRELAQAVLGSTDVPYGDKVFHFGEPFARLSVRDAVLQYNPDISEADLENLETCRALAKKAGAKVLGHEGLGKLLVMIFEETVEHKLEQPTFITRYPFEVSPLARRNDEDPSVTDRFELFIGGREIANAYSELNDAEDQAERFHAQVAEKDAGDDEAMHFDADFVRALEYGMPPTAGEGIGIDRLVMLLTNSPSIRDVILFPHMRPEV; this is encoded by the coding sequence ATGAGCGAACAACCGCTGAACGAGCATGCCATCCACGAGGAAGAGAACAAGCTGATTGCCCAGCGCAAGGAAAAGCTCGCCGCGCTGCGCGAGAAGCAGCCGATCGTCTTCCCCAACGATTTCCGCCGCGATGCCCTGGCGGGTGATCTGCAGAAGCAGTACGCCGAGGCCGGCAAGGAGGCGCTCGAAGGCCAGCAGATCAAGGTCAGCGTCGCCGGCCGCATCATGCTCAACCGCGGTGCGTTCATCGTCATCCAGGACAGCAGCGGGCGGATCCAGCTCTACGTCAATCGCAAGACCTTGCCGGAAGAGACGCTCGAAGCGATCAAGCACTGGGACATGGGCGACATCGTCGCGGCCGAGGGCACGCTGGCGCGCTCCGGCAAGGGTGATCTGTACGTCGACATGCAGAACGCTCGCCTGTTGACCAAGTCGCTGCGTCCGCTGCCGGACAAGTTCCACGGCCTGACCGACACCGAGCAGCGCTACCGCCAGCGCTACGTCGACCTGATCGTCAACGAGGATGTGCGCCAGACCTTCCGCGTGCGTTCGCAGGTGATCGCGCACATCCGCCGCTTCCTCAACGAGCGCGGTTTCCTCGAAGTGGAAACCCCGATGCTGCAGACCATTCCCGGTGGCGCCGCGGCCAAGCCGTTCGAGACGCACCACAACGCACTGGACATGGCCATGTTCCTGCGCATCGCGCCGGAGCTGTACCTCAAGCGCCTGGTGGTCGGCGGCTTCGAGAAGGTCTTCGAGATCAACCGCAACTTCCGTAACGAAGGCGTCTCGACCCGGCACAACCCCGAGTTCACCATGCTCGAGTTCTACCAGGCCTACGCCGACTACGAAGACAACATGGACCTGACCGAGGCGTTGTTCCGCGAGCTGGCGCAGGCCGTGCTCGGCAGCACCGACGTGCCCTACGGCGACAAGGTGTTTCACTTCGGCGAGCCCTTCGCGCGGCTGTCGGTGCGCGATGCGGTCCTGCAGTACAACCCGGACATCAGCGAGGCCGATCTCGAGAACCTGGAGACCTGCCGCGCGCTGGCGAAGAAGGCCGGTGCCAAGGTCCTCGGCCACGAAGGGCTGGGCAAGCTGCTGGTGATGATTTTCGAGGAAACCGTCGAGCACAAGCTCGAGCAACCGACCTTCATTACCCGTTACCCGTTCGAGGTTTCGCCGCTGGCGCGCCGCAACGACGAGGATCCGAGTGTTACCGATCGCTTCGAGCTGTTCATCGGCGGCCGTGAAATCGCCAATGCCTATTCCGAGCTCAATGACGCCGAGGACCAGGCCGAGCGCTTCCACGCCCAGGTCGCCGAGAAGGATGCGGGTGACGACGAAGCCATGCACTTCGATGCCGACTTCGTCCGTGCGCTGGAATACGGCATGCCGCCGACCGCAGGTGAGGGCATCGGCATCGACCGCCTGGTGATGCTGCTGACCAACTCGCCGTCGATCCGCGACGTGATTCTCTTCCCGCATATGCGCCCAGAGGTCTGA
- a CDS encoding O-acetyl-ADP-ribose deacetylase gives MKPEIWRGDITRLEVDAIVNAANSSLLGGGGVDGAIHRAAGPELAQFCRGLGGCAVGEAKLTPGFALAPRCIIHTVGPVWRGGTAHEAEQLSDCYRNSLALAKAHGVASIAFPAISCGIYGYPAEQAAAIAVREVCTGLRGGLVQRAVLVAFDREMEELYRALLG, from the coding sequence ATGAAGCCTGAAATCTGGCGTGGCGACATCACCCGGCTGGAGGTGGACGCCATCGTCAATGCCGCCAACTCCAGCCTGCTCGGCGGTGGCGGCGTGGACGGCGCCATCCATCGCGCGGCCGGGCCGGAACTGGCGCAGTTCTGCCGTGGGCTTGGTGGGTGTGCAGTAGGCGAGGCGAAGCTGACGCCGGGTTTCGCACTGGCCCCGCGGTGCATCATTCATACGGTGGGCCCGGTCTGGCGCGGCGGTACGGCCCACGAGGCCGAGCAGCTGAGCGACTGTTACCGCAACAGCCTGGCGCTGGCCAAGGCGCACGGGGTGGCAAGCATCGCGTTTCCGGCGATCAGTTGCGGCATCTACGGCTATCCAGCCGAGCAGGCGGCTGCCATTGCCGTGCGCGAAGTCTGCACCGGCTTGCGTGGCGGGCTGGTTCAGCGGGCGGTGCTAGTGGCATTCGACCGCGAGATGGAAGAGCTCTACCGGGCCCTGCTCGGTTGA
- a CDS encoding TIGR00266 family protein has protein sequence MASHELEYEILGQSAQSVEILLDPGETVIAEAGAMNYMTEGVRFEARLGDGSASGVLGKLWGMGKRMLTGESLFLTHFSNEGTGQARVAFAAPYPGTVVPVDLRGHGGRLTCQKDSFLCAAYGTRVGIALSKRIGAGFFGGEGFVLQRLEGDGLAFLHAGGTVIRKELNNETLRLDTGCLVAFSEGIDYDIQLAGGLKSMLFGGEGLLLTTLRGTGSVWIQSLPFSRLAERVYEATVQARGETRAGGS, from the coding sequence GTGGCCAGCCATGAACTCGAATACGAAATCCTCGGGCAATCCGCGCAGAGCGTGGAAATCCTTCTCGACCCCGGCGAGACGGTAATCGCCGAGGCCGGCGCCATGAACTACATGACCGAGGGTGTGCGCTTCGAGGCGCGCCTGGGTGATGGCTCGGCCAGCGGTGTGCTCGGCAAGCTGTGGGGCATGGGCAAGCGCATGCTCACAGGCGAGTCGCTGTTTCTCACCCATTTCAGCAATGAAGGCACCGGCCAGGCGCGGGTCGCTTTTGCCGCGCCGTACCCCGGTACCGTGGTGCCGGTCGATCTCCGCGGGCATGGCGGGCGCCTGACCTGCCAGAAGGACAGCTTTCTTTGCGCCGCCTATGGCACCCGCGTCGGCATCGCGCTGAGCAAGCGTATCGGCGCCGGATTCTTTGGCGGCGAGGGCTTCGTGCTGCAGCGTCTGGAAGGTGACGGCCTGGCGTTCCTGCACGCCGGCGGCACGGTCATTCGCAAGGAGTTGAACAACGAAACGCTGCGCCTGGATACCGGGTGCCTGGTCGCGTTCAGCGAGGGGATCGACTACGACATCCAGCTCGCCGGCGGCCTCAAGAGCATGCTGTTCGGCGGTGAGGGGCTGCTGCTGACCACGTTGCGCGGTACCGGCAGCGTCTGGATCCAGAGCCTGCCGTTCTCGCGCCTGGCCGAACGGGTCTACGAGGCTACGGTGCAGGCACGCGGCGAAACCCGCGCTGGCGGTAGCTGA
- a CDS encoding Bax inhibitor-1 family protein produces MENPVFARRSSPLDRTLSAGAYNLVIGLTLCWGFWVNWWMVGNIPVESIRSIHPWLFFGAYFASCLSGAWLFHRSNQPWVSFLGYNLVVVPFGLIVNLVVSRYDGALVHEAIRITALVTLGMMALGALFPRFFASIAGALTVALLLVILVELVELFVFGVHHGVIDWIVVLIFCGYVGVDWGRANRIPKTLDNAIDSAAALYMDIINLFLRILRILGRK; encoded by the coding sequence ATGGAAAACCCCGTCTTCGCCCGCCGCTCCAGCCCGCTGGACCGCACCCTTTCGGCTGGCGCCTACAACCTCGTCATCGGCCTGACCCTCTGCTGGGGTTTCTGGGTCAACTGGTGGATGGTCGGCAACATTCCCGTCGAGTCCATTCGCAGCATCCATCCCTGGCTGTTCTTTGGCGCCTACTTCGCCAGCTGTCTGAGCGGCGCCTGGCTGTTTCATCGTTCCAACCAGCCCTGGGTCAGCTTCCTCGGCTACAACCTGGTGGTGGTGCCGTTCGGCTTGATCGTCAATCTGGTGGTCAGCCGCTATGACGGCGCATTGGTGCATGAGGCGATCCGCATCACCGCGCTGGTGACACTCGGCATGATGGCGCTCGGCGCGCTGTTTCCGCGCTTTTTCGCCAGCATCGCCGGTGCACTGACGGTGGCGCTGCTGCTGGTGATCCTCGTCGAGCTGGTCGAACTGTTCGTCTTCGGCGTTCATCACGGCGTGATCGACTGGATCGTGGTGCTGATCTTCTGCGGCTATGTCGGCGTCGACTGGGGGCGGGCGAACCGGATTCCCAAGACCCTGGACAACGCCATCGACAGCGCCGCCGCGCTCTACATGGACATCATCAACCTGTTCCTGCGTATCCTGCGCATTCTCGGGCGCAAGTAG
- the prfB gene encoding peptide chain release factor 2 (programmed frameshift): MEINPILNSIKDLSERTQSIRGYLDYDHKADRLTEVNRELEDPNVWNNPEYAQNLGRERAMLAQIVETIDDLTGSLADSRDLLDMAVEENDESAVADIESEIQRLREILEKLEFRRMFSGEMDPSNCYLDIQAGSGGTEAQDWANMLLRMYLRWADKHGFDAEIVELSEGEVAGIKGATLHIKGEYAFGWLRTEIGVHRLVRKSPFDSGNRRHTSFTAVFVSPEIDDNIEIEINPADLRIDTYRSSGAGGQHVNTTDSAVRITHVPTNTVVACQNERSQHANKDTAMKMLRAKLYELEMQKRNAASQALEDSKSDIGWGHQIRSYVLDQSRIKDLRTGVERSDCDRVLDGDLDEYLEASLKQGL; encoded by the exons ATGGAAATCAACCCGATCCTCAACAGCATCAAGGACCTGTCCGAACGCACTCAGTCCATTCGGGGGTATCTT GACTACGATCACAAAGCTGATCGTCTGACCGAGGTCAACCGCGAGCTGGAAGACCCGAACGTCTGGAACAACCCCGAATACGCACAAAACCTCGGCCGCGAGCGCGCCATGCTGGCGCAGATCGTCGAGACCATCGACGATCTCACCGGCAGCCTCGCCGATTCCCGCGACCTGCTCGACATGGCGGTCGAGGAGAACGACGAAAGCGCCGTGGCCGATATCGAGAGCGAAATCCAGCGCCTGCGCGAGATTCTCGAGAAGCTCGAATTCCGCCGCATGTTCAGCGGCGAGATGGATCCCAGCAACTGCTACCTCGACATCCAGGCCGGTTCCGGCGGTACCGAGGCGCAGGACTGGGCGAACATGCTGCTGCGCATGTACCTGCGCTGGGCCGACAAGCATGGTTTCGACGCCGAGATCGTCGAACTGTCCGAAGGCGAGGTTGCCGGCATCAAGGGCGCGACCCTGCATATCAAGGGCGAGTACGCCTTTGGCTGGCTGCGTACCGAGATCGGCGTGCACCGCCTGGTGCGCAAGAGCCCGTTCGACTCCGGCAATCGCCGTCACACCTCGTTTACCGCGGTGTTCGTCTCGCCGGAGATCGACGACAACATCGAGATCGAGATCAACCCTGCGGACCTGCGCATCGATACCTATCGTTCCTCCGGTGCCGGTGGCCAGCACGTCAACACCACCGATTCGGCCGTGCGTATCACCCACGTGCCGACCAACACCGTGGTGGCCTGCCAGAACGAGCGCTCGCAGCACGCCAACAAGGACACCGCGATGAAGATGCTGCGGGCCAAGTTGTACGAGCTGGAAATGCAGAAGCGCAATGCGGCGTCGCAGGCGCTGGAAGACTCCAAGTCGGATATCGGCTGGGGCCACCAGATCCGCTCCTACGTGCTCGACCAGTCGCGCATCAAGGACCTGCGGACCGGCGTTGAGCGCAGCGACTGCGACCGCGTGCTCGACGGCGACCTGGACGAGTACCTCGAGGCCAGCCTGAAGCAGGGTCTGTAA
- a CDS encoding pilin assembly protein: MKISELVSTWEREARGPLAATRYSVALDLESAARLAALSQMYPKRGLETLLGELVGAALEAVESSLPYVPGPQVIATDEQGDPIYEDIGPTPRFLELSRQHLHRLQQEQSQPSS; encoded by the coding sequence ATGAAGATTTCCGAACTTGTCAGTACCTGGGAACGCGAAGCGCGCGGCCCCCTGGCCGCCACGCGCTACAGCGTGGCGCTGGACCTGGAAAGCGCGGCGCGGCTGGCCGCGCTGTCACAGATGTACCCCAAGCGCGGCCTCGAGACCTTGCTCGGCGAACTCGTCGGTGCAGCGCTTGAAGCTGTCGAAAGCAGCCTGCCCTACGTGCCGGGCCCACAGGTCATCGCCACCGATGAACAGGGCGATCCGATCTACGAGGACATCGGGCCTACGCCGCGTTTCCTCGAGCTCTCACGCCAGCACCTGCACCGCCTGCAACAGGAGCAGTCGCAGCCCTCCTCGTGA
- the ppc gene encoding phosphoenolpyruvate carboxylase, with the protein MATIDARLRETVHLLGELLGRTIREQHGDSFLDKIERIRKGAKAARQGSREGATQLGETLDSLDESELLPMTRAFNQFLNLANIAEQYHRVRRRQADESEPFEATVLPDLLQRLKAAGHGADFIARQVGRLEVELVLTAHPTEVSRRTLIQKYDAIAAELAARDHTDLTDRELAQIELRLQRLIAEIWHTEEIRRNRPTPIEEAKWGFAAIENSLWQAVPNVLRQVDGVLFAATGLHLPLEAAPIRFASWMGGDRDGNPNVTAVVTREVLLLARSVAAELYLRDVENLITALSMQAASDELLAQSGESAEPYRALLKPLRERLMATRDWAATAASTGQRPSPAVLNDTDELRKPLELCYRSLHACGMGMIADGALLDCLRRTSSFGLSLVRLDVRQDAARHAAALGEITEYLGLGRYDQWDEARRLAFLQQELDSRRPLLPCNFRPSGETAEVLATCRVVAEAPATSLGSYVISMARAASDVLAVQLLLKETGLERPMRVVPLFETLDDLNHAAPVIDRLLGLHGYRRRLHGPQEVMIGYSDSAKDAGTTAAAWAQYRAQEELVEVCRQHGVELLLFHGRGGTVGRGGGPAHAAILSQPPGSVAGRFRTTEQGEMIRFKFGLPDIAEQNLNLYLAAVLEATLLPPPMPRPDWRALMDRLADQGVHAYRDVVRDHPQFLAYFRQATPEQELGRLPLGSRPAKRREGGIESLRAIPWIFAWTQTRLMLPAWLGWEQALSAALASEEGERLRTMRREWPFFSTRIDMLEMVLAKADAEVARRYDEHLVEASLQPLGEHLRDRLSQAVEVVLELTEQSELLDHSPQTQEAFSLRNTYLDPLHLMQIELLARSRQQQNPPESPLEQALLVSVAGIAAGLRNTG; encoded by the coding sequence ATGGCGACGATCGATGCACGTCTGCGCGAGACCGTTCACCTGCTCGGCGAGCTGCTCGGGCGTACCATTCGCGAGCAGCACGGCGACAGCTTTCTCGACAAGATCGAGCGGATTCGCAAGGGCGCCAAAGCCGCCCGGCAGGGGTCGCGCGAGGGCGCTACCCAGCTGGGCGAAACCCTCGACAGCCTTGATGAGAGCGAACTGTTGCCCATGACCCGGGCGTTCAACCAGTTTCTCAACCTGGCCAACATCGCCGAGCAGTACCACCGCGTGCGGCGCCGGCAGGCCGATGAATCCGAGCCCTTCGAGGCGACGGTGCTGCCGGATCTGCTGCAGCGGCTGAAGGCTGCCGGGCATGGCGCCGATTTCATTGCCCGTCAGGTCGGGCGGCTCGAGGTCGAGCTGGTGCTCACCGCGCACCCGACCGAAGTGTCTCGCCGCACCCTGATCCAGAAATACGACGCCATTGCCGCCGAGCTGGCTGCCCGCGACCACACCGACCTGACCGACCGGGAGCTGGCTCAGATCGAGCTGCGCCTGCAACGCCTGATTGCCGAGATCTGGCACACCGAGGAAATCCGGCGCAACCGGCCGACGCCCATCGAAGAGGCCAAGTGGGGCTTCGCTGCGATCGAGAATTCGCTGTGGCAGGCGGTGCCGAACGTGCTGCGTCAGGTCGACGGCGTGCTGTTCGCCGCGACCGGCCTGCACTTGCCACTGGAGGCTGCACCGATCCGCTTCGCCTCGTGGATGGGCGGCGACCGCGATGGCAACCCGAACGTCACCGCGGTCGTTACCCGTGAGGTGCTGCTGTTGGCGCGCTCGGTGGCCGCCGAGCTCTATCTGCGCGACGTCGAGAATCTCATCACGGCTCTGTCGATGCAGGCGGCCAGCGACGAGCTGCTGGCGCAGAGCGGCGAGAGTGCCGAGCCGTATCGCGCCCTGCTCAAACCGTTGCGTGAACGCCTGATGGCAACGCGCGACTGGGCGGCGACCGCTGCAAGTACGGGGCAGCGACCTTCGCCTGCCGTGTTGAACGACACCGACGAGCTACGCAAACCGCTCGAGCTCTGCTATCGCTCACTGCATGCCTGTGGCATGGGCATGATCGCCGACGGTGCGCTGCTCGACTGCCTGCGCCGCACAAGCAGCTTCGGTCTGTCGCTGGTGCGTCTGGACGTACGCCAGGATGCCGCGCGGCATGCCGCCGCGCTGGGTGAAATCACCGAATACCTTGGCCTCGGGCGTTACGACCAGTGGGACGAGGCGCGTCGTCTGGCATTCCTCCAGCAGGAACTCGACAGCCGCCGCCCGCTCTTGCCTTGCAATTTCCGCCCCTCGGGCGAGACGGCAGAGGTGTTGGCGACCTGCCGGGTGGTGGCCGAGGCGCCAGCCACTTCCCTGGGCTCCTACGTGATCTCGATGGCACGTGCGGCCTCGGATGTGCTCGCCGTGCAGTTGCTGCTCAAGGAAACCGGCCTGGAACGGCCGATGCGCGTGGTGCCGTTGTTCGAGACGCTGGACGACCTCAACCACGCGGCGCCGGTGATCGATCGCCTGCTCGGGTTGCATGGCTATCGGCGCCGGCTGCACGGCCCGCAGGAGGTCATGATCGGTTATTCCGACTCGGCCAAGGATGCCGGGACCACGGCCGCAGCCTGGGCACAGTACCGGGCGCAGGAGGAGCTGGTCGAAGTCTGCCGCCAGCATGGCGTCGAGCTGCTGTTGTTCCACGGCCGCGGCGGCACCGTGGGGCGCGGCGGCGGGCCGGCGCACGCGGCGATTCTCTCGCAGCCGCCGGGCTCGGTGGCCGGGCGCTTCCGCACGACCGAGCAGGGCGAGATGATTCGCTTCAAGTTCGGCTTGCCGGACATTGCCGAACAGAACCTCAACCTCTATCTGGCTGCGGTGCTTGAGGCGACCCTGCTGCCGCCACCGATGCCGCGGCCGGACTGGCGCGCGCTGATGGACCGCCTCGCCGACCAGGGCGTGCACGCCTACCGCGACGTGGTCCGCGACCATCCTCAGTTCCTGGCGTATTTCCGCCAGGCCACACCGGAGCAGGAGCTCGGCCGCTTGCCGCTGGGCAGTCGGCCGGCCAAGCGCCGGGAGGGCGGTATCGAAAGCCTGCGGGCCATTCCCTGGATCTTCGCCTGGACGCAGACGCGACTGATGCTGCCGGCGTGGCTCGGTTGGGAGCAGGCATTGAGCGCGGCGCTGGCGAGCGAGGAGGGCGAGCGTCTGCGTACCATGCGCCGCGAGTGGCCATTCTTCTCTACCCGCATCGACATGCTGGAGATGGTGCTGGCCAAGGCCGACGCCGAGGTGGCGCGGCGCTACGACGAGCATCTGGTGGAAGCTTCGCTGCAGCCGCTGGGCGAGCATTTACGTGACCGATTGTCGCAGGCCGTCGAGGTGGTGCTCGAGCTGACCGAGCAGTCCGAGCTGCTTGATCACAGCCCGCAGACGCAGGAGGCGTTCAGCCTGCGCAACACCTACCTGGACCCCTTGCACCTGATGCAGATCGAGCTGCTGGCGCGTTCCCGGCAGCAGCAGAATCCGCCGGAAAGCCCTCTGGAACAGGCTCTGCTGGTGAGCGTCGCCGGCATCGCCGCGGGCCTGCGCAACACGGGGTAG